The following coding sequences lie in one Maylandia zebra isolate NMK-2024a linkage group LG14, Mzebra_GT3a, whole genome shotgun sequence genomic window:
- the trarg1a gene encoding trafficking regulator of GLUT4 1 isoform X2, whose protein sequence is MCQRGGTVCAVNMAINTDANFQRSSLGEGGGGAPPPDFQETEKLLAVTTEPGGNQMNMSTSFTVNVGSDKGLEAEENGHSVSVRSGSTGQLAASAPLSPSKASLSRSSTGNAVQETPKPRDYLILVIISCICPVWPISIVALVYSIMIDLCMGCIPKRSTCN, encoded by the exons ATGTGTCAAAGAGGAGGGACGGTTTGTGCT GTGAACATGGCGATCAACACGGATGCCAACTTCCAGAGATCCAGTTTGGGTGAGGGCGGAGGAGGCGCTCCGCCGCCAGACTTCCAGGAAACTGAGAAACTACTTGCAGTGACCACTGAGCCTGGAGGGAACCAGATGAACATGTCCACCTCCTTCACGGTCAACGTGGGCAGCGACAAGGGTCTGGAAGCCGAGGAGAACGGCCACAGCGTCTCCGTGAGATCGGGCTCCACCGGGCAGCTGGCCGCCTCCGCCCCTCTCTCCCCTTCCAAGGCGAGTCTGAGCCGCTCCTCCACCGGCAACGCAGTCCAGGAGACCCCGAAGCCCCGGGATTACCTCATCCTGGTCATCATCTCCTGCATTTGCCCCGTTTGGCCCATCAGCATCGTGGCACTGGTGTACTCCATCATG aTAGACCTTTGTATGGGCTGCATTCCAAAACGCAGCACATGTAACTGA
- the trarg1a gene encoding trafficking regulator of GLUT4 1 isoform X1: MAINTDANFQRSSLGEGGGGAPPPDFQETEKLLAVTTEPGGNQMNMSTSFTVNVGSDKGLEAEENGHSVSVRSGSTGQLAASAPLSPSKASLSRSSTGNAVQETPKPRDYLILVIISCICPVWPISIVALVYSIMSRNSLQAGDIDGAKRLGKLARLLSIVSIVLGVVMITVYVSVTASK, translated from the exons ATGGCGATCAACACGGATGCCAACTTCCAGAGATCCAGTTTGGGTGAGGGCGGAGGAGGCGCTCCGCCGCCAGACTTCCAGGAAACTGAGAAACTACTTGCAGTGACCACTGAGCCTGGAGGGAACCAGATGAACATGTCCACCTCCTTCACGGTCAACGTGGGCAGCGACAAGGGTCTGGAAGCCGAGGAGAACGGCCACAGCGTCTCCGTGAGATCGGGCTCCACCGGGCAGCTGGCCGCCTCCGCCCCTCTCTCCCCTTCCAAGGCGAGTCTGAGCCGCTCCTCCACCGGCAACGCAGTCCAGGAGACCCCGAAGCCCCGGGATTACCTCATCCTGGTCATCATCTCCTGCATTTGCCCCGTTTGGCCCATCAGCATCGTGGCACTGGTGTACTCCATCATG TCCAGAAACAGTCTCCAGGCGGGGGACATAGACGGGGCCAAGAGGCTGGGTAAACTGGCTCGTCTGCTCAGTATCGTCTCCATTGTCTTGGGCGTGGTCATGATCACAGTCTACGTCTCAGTTACAG CTTCCAAATGA
- the aipl1 gene encoding aryl-hydrocarbon-interacting protein-like 1, which yields MSDMKDALLLGSEGIKKTILHGGSGDIPKFVTGVKVTFHFRTQLCDDERTVIDDSKAVGTPMEIVIGNMFKLDIWETLLSSMRIGEVAEFWCDTVHTGVYPLVSKSMRRIAEGKDPVDWHIHTCGMANMFAYHSLGYEDLDELMKEPKPLYFVLELLKVQQPREYDRETWALSDEERLKAVPVLHGQGNKLYKQGRYQEATQKYKEAIICIKNVQTKEKAWDVPWMKLEKMANTLTLNYCQCLLRMEEYYEVIEHTTDIINQHPGIVKAYYLRGKAHVEVWNEAEARQDFSRVLDLNPGMKKAVKKELAILNMRMEEKNEEDKLKYKGMF from the exons ATGTCGGATATGAAAGACGCACTCCTGCTGGGATCAGAAGGAATTAAGAAAACCATCCTGCATGGAGGGAGTGGAGACATTCCAAAGTTTGTCACAGGAGTGAAG GTGACCTTCCACTTCCGCACGCAGCTGTGTGACGACGAGCGCACGGTGATAGATGACAGCAAAGCGGTTGGAACACCCATGGAGATAGTGATTGGCAACATGTTTAAGCTGGACATCTGGGAGACCCTGTTGTCCTCTATGAGGATCGGTGAAGTGGCGGAGTTCTGGTGTGACACCGTT CACACTGGTGTCTATCCACTGGTGTCCAAAAGCATGCGACGCATCGCTGAGGGCAAAGACCCAGTCGACTGGCACATCCATACATGCGGCATGGCCAACATGTTTGCCTACCACAGCCTTGGCTATGAAGACCTGGATGAGCTGATGAAGGAACCGAAGCCGCTCTACTTCGTCCTGGAGCTGCTCAAg GTGCAGCAGCCCAGAGAGTACGACAGGGAGACGTGGGCTCTGAGTGATGAGGAGAGGCTGAAGGCCGTTCCTGTGCTGCACGGCCAGGGAAACAAACTCTACAAACAGGGACGTTACCAAGAAGCCACACAGAAATACAAGGAGGCCATCATCTGCATTAAAAATGTTCAGACCAAG GAGAAAGCATGGGATGTCCCATGGATGAAGCTGGAGAAGATGGCCAACACTTTAACACTTAACTACTGCCAATGTTTGCTCCGCATGGAGGAGTACTACGAGGTCATTGAGCACACAACCGACATTATCAATCAGCACCCAG GCATAGTTAAGGCCTACTACCTGCGAGGGAAGGCCCACGTGGAGGTGTGGAACGAGGCGGAGGCCCGGCAGGATTTCAGCAGGGTGCTGGACCTGAACCCGGGCATGAAAAAGGCTGTTAAGAAGGAACTGGCCATACTTAACATGCGTATGGAAGAGAAGAACGAAGAAGACAAGCTCAAATACAAAGGCATGTTTTGA